A window of Rhodococcus sp. SGAir0479 contains these coding sequences:
- a CDS encoding acyl-CoA thioesterase domain-containing protein, which yields MGDQIAFLTRDGDGFAPLELAVSGWSPDMITGVLARAIENAHGAEGFVPARLTVDLFRPARAAQFHVVTRSVRDGNRIRVADAEVLQRGESVARGTVVFLRRGAQPPGELWTRPDSPQPPPPSLLPPLQAPTHPWIGSDGHPAGWSPSLRDHEGSSRKRLWQYQIPIVAGEEPSPFVRAAMVGETTSLMTNWGSAGIGFINADLTLALSRLPEGPEIGLEADNHLSVDGVAVGSATMFDRRGPIGTCIVSALSNAERQLNFSR from the coding sequence ATGGGGGATCAGATCGCGTTCCTGACCCGGGACGGGGACGGTTTCGCGCCGCTCGAGTTGGCCGTCAGCGGGTGGTCACCGGACATGATCACCGGCGTACTCGCGCGTGCCATCGAGAACGCCCACGGCGCCGAGGGTTTCGTGCCGGCGCGCCTGACCGTCGACCTGTTCCGGCCGGCCCGCGCGGCGCAGTTCCACGTCGTCACCCGGAGTGTGCGCGACGGCAACCGGATCCGGGTGGCGGACGCGGAGGTGCTCCAGCGCGGCGAGTCCGTGGCCCGCGGGACCGTCGTGTTCCTCCGCCGCGGAGCGCAGCCGCCGGGCGAACTGTGGACCCGGCCCGACAGCCCGCAACCGCCGCCGCCGAGCCTCCTTCCGCCGCTGCAGGCGCCCACCCATCCGTGGATCGGCAGCGACGGCCATCCCGCGGGATGGTCGCCGTCCCTGCGCGATCACGAGGGATCGAGCCGAAAGCGTCTGTGGCAGTATCAGATTCCGATCGTGGCCGGCGAGGAACCGTCACCCTTCGTGCGCGCCGCGATGGTCGGTGAGACGACGAGCCTGATGACCAACTGGGGCAGCGCAGGTATCGGGTTCATCAACGCCGATCTGACGCTGGCCCTGTCGCGGCTACCGGAGGGACCCGAGATCGGACTCGAGGCCGACAACCACCTCAGCGTCGACGGCGTCGCCGTGGGCAGCGCCACGATGTTCGACCGGCGCGGCCCGATCGGCACGTGCATCGTCAGTGCCCTGTCGAACGCCGAACGGCAGCTGAACTTCTCCCGCTGA
- the nirD gene encoding nitrite reductase small subunit NirD, translating into MTVMESWVSGEVGTRETPDAAEGRQWTSACTRSHLIPGRGVAVLLRGGTQAALFRLPDGSLRAVGNIDPVGRAAVMSRGLVGDRHGEPTVASPLLKQVFSLLDGRCLDDGSTRLPVYPVRVVDDVVQVYAIPDGSP; encoded by the coding sequence ATGACGGTGATGGAGAGCTGGGTGTCCGGCGAGGTCGGCACCCGCGAGACGCCCGATGCGGCGGAGGGACGGCAGTGGACGTCCGCGTGTACGCGGAGCCACCTCATCCCGGGGCGCGGCGTGGCCGTGCTCCTGCGCGGCGGGACCCAGGCCGCGCTGTTCCGGTTGCCCGACGGCAGCCTGCGCGCGGTCGGCAACATCGACCCCGTCGGCCGGGCCGCGGTGATGTCCCGAGGGCTGGTGGGGGACCGCCACGGCGAACCGACGGTCGCGTCACCGCTGCTCAAGCAGGTGTTCTCGCTGCTGGACGGGCGGTGCCTCGACGACGGGTCGACGAGACTGCCGGTGTATCCGGTGCGCGTGGTCGACGACGTGGTGCAGGTGTACGCGATCCCGGACGGGTCGCCGTGA
- a CDS encoding PLDc N-terminal domain-containing protein, with translation MPYLGLIVMVLWVFCLVDVIVADEYAVRNIPKVAWVVVVLLLPLVGSVLWLVVGRPESGSAPARRPAQSTPFPEYERPGRHIAQTSADDEEFLRRCRERAEEQRRIAREQRRAQSDD, from the coding sequence ATGCCGTATCTGGGTTTGATCGTGATGGTTCTGTGGGTCTTCTGTCTGGTGGACGTCATCGTCGCCGACGAGTACGCCGTGCGGAACATCCCCAAGGTGGCATGGGTCGTCGTGGTGCTCCTGCTGCCGCTGGTCGGGTCGGTGCTGTGGCTGGTGGTCGGTCGCCCCGAATCCGGGAGCGCACCGGCGCGGCGGCCCGCGCAGTCCACCCCGTTCCCGGAGTACGAGCGTCCCGGGCGGCACATCGCCCAGACGAGCGCGGACGACGAGGAGTTCCTGCGGCGCTGCCGTGAGCGCGCGGAGGAGCAGCGGCGCATCGCGCGCGAGCAACGCCGCGCCCAGTCCGACGACTGA
- a CDS encoding alpha/beta fold hydrolase — protein sequence MRGLHTYLFGTPGGPEVLALHGLTGHGRRWEALGADQLRDTRIIAPDLRGHGRSPWTPPWGLDTHVADLVRVLDEHATGPVVVMAHSFGGAIALHLARTVPDRIRGLVLLDPALGLDPETMSRVAGLVVAHPDYTDAAEARSEKIHGSWADVPAEALDADLAEHLVRLDNGRVGWRMSVPAVVASWGEMARGYVLPPKGTPTVLVQALRVQPPYVTPQFRAALAEHLGADLTIADLDCDHMVPHARPDDVAALVRKLL from the coding sequence ATGCGCGGTCTCCACACGTACCTGTTCGGCACCCCCGGAGGACCCGAGGTGCTCGCGCTCCACGGGCTCACCGGACACGGCCGCCGGTGGGAGGCGCTAGGCGCCGACCAGCTGCGCGACACCCGCATCATCGCCCCCGATCTGCGCGGTCACGGCCGGTCGCCGTGGACGCCGCCGTGGGGTCTCGACACGCACGTCGCCGACCTCGTCCGGGTGCTCGACGAGCACGCCACCGGACCGGTCGTCGTCATGGCCCACTCGTTCGGCGGCGCGATCGCGCTGCACCTCGCGCGGACGGTGCCCGACCGGATCCGCGGGCTCGTCCTGCTCGACCCGGCGCTCGGGCTGGACCCGGAGACGATGAGCCGGGTCGCCGGGCTCGTCGTCGCCCACCCGGACTACACCGACGCGGCCGAGGCCCGGTCGGAGAAGATCCACGGCTCGTGGGCCGACGTGCCGGCCGAGGCCCTGGACGCGGACCTCGCCGAGCATCTGGTTCGGCTGGACAACGGGCGGGTCGGCTGGCGCATGTCGGTCCCGGCGGTCGTCGCCTCGTGGGGCGAGATGGCCCGCGGCTACGTGCTGCCGCCGAAGGGCACCCCGACGGTGCTCGTGCAGGCCCTGCGGGTGCAGCCGCCGTACGTGACTCCGCAGTTCCGGGCCGCGCTCGCCGAACACCTGGGCGCGGACCTGACGATCGCCGACCTCGACTGCGACCACATGGTCCCGCACGCCCGGCCGGACGACGTCGCCGCCCTGGTCCGGAAGCTTCTCTGA
- a CDS encoding sirohydrochlorin chelatase has protein sequence MTGADLVLVAHGTRSRAGIDTVAALAEAVSRRVGPVRTAFVDVLGPSPAEVLRDRDPDVPVVLVPAFLASGYHVHADVPRGVAESGHRRATVTRALGPHPVLTQVLERRLRAAGRRPGDAVVLAAAGSSDPRARHDVRRAAAMLSARVRREVPVGYIATGTPTVPEVVQRLRAAGERRVFVASYLLAPGLFHTRLADAGADGIADPLGADDAIAELIAERFRLARTGVGVSGRSSAAVRRSTGH, from the coding sequence GTGACCGGCGCCGACCTGGTGCTGGTCGCGCACGGCACCCGTAGCCGCGCCGGCATCGACACCGTGGCCGCGCTGGCCGAGGCGGTGAGCCGGCGGGTCGGTCCGGTGCGCACCGCTTTCGTCGACGTGCTGGGGCCCTCGCCCGCCGAGGTGTTGCGCGACAGGGACCCGGACGTGCCGGTGGTGTTGGTCCCGGCGTTCCTGGCGTCCGGGTACCACGTGCACGCGGACGTGCCGCGCGGCGTCGCCGAGAGCGGCCACCGCCGGGCCACGGTGACCCGCGCGCTGGGGCCGCATCCGGTGCTGACACAGGTCCTGGAACGACGGCTGCGCGCCGCCGGACGGCGGCCGGGCGACGCCGTGGTGCTCGCCGCGGCCGGCTCGTCCGATCCACGGGCGCGCCACGACGTCCGCCGGGCGGCGGCGATGCTGTCGGCGCGGGTGCGCCGCGAGGTCCCGGTCGGCTACATCGCGACCGGGACACCGACGGTGCCGGAGGTGGTGCAGCGCCTGCGCGCGGCAGGGGAGCGCCGCGTGTTCGTCGCGTCCTACCTCCTCGCGCCCGGCCTGTTCCACACCCGACTGGCGGACGCGGGCGCCGACGGGATCGCCGATCCGCTCGGTGCCGACGACGCGATCGCGGAGCTGATCGCCGAGCGGTTCCGGCTCGCCCGCACGGGAGTGGGTGTCAGCGGGAGAAGTTCAGCTGCCGTTCGGCGTTCGACAGGGCACTGA
- a CDS encoding MGMT family protein, whose product MAATTDAQVEHVRELVASIPAGSVATYGDIASAAGLSSPRTVGWIMRTDSADLPWHRVLGASGRPSPHLAHRQLARLELEGVPIRDGRVDLARARHRF is encoded by the coding sequence GTGGCCGCCACCACGGACGCACAGGTCGAACACGTCCGGGAACTGGTCGCGTCGATCCCGGCCGGCAGCGTGGCCACCTACGGTGACATCGCCTCGGCCGCAGGGCTTTCCAGTCCACGGACGGTCGGGTGGATCATGCGGACCGATTCCGCGGACCTGCCGTGGCACCGGGTCCTGGGCGCCTCCGGCCGGCCGAGCCCGCATCTGGCGCACCGGCAGCTGGCGAGGCTCGAACTGGAGGGGGTCCCGATCCGCGACGGGCGGGTGGACCTGGCACGGGCACGCCACCGCTTCTGA
- a CDS encoding uroporphyrinogen-III synthase has product MTGGGPRGDELRGFTVGITASRRADELAMLLTRRGAEVVHAPAIRIIPLADDTELARVTDRLIVDPPDVTIATTGIGFRGWMGAAEGWGRADQLLTALHASRILARGPKATGAIRAAGLREQWSPDSESSGEVLDRLRAEGVAGRRIAVQLHGATTEWEPAPDFCAALRDAGADVIAVPVYRWTPPDDCAALDRLIESVGCGGLDAVSFTSAPAVASVLGRAKDIGALETLLRALDGRVLAACVGPVTAAPLTALGVPTTAPARSRLGSLARHIADELPRRAARVQAGGHELSVRGNCVVVDGEVKVLSPAGMALVRRLAERPGMVVSRADLLAALPGGSDDPHAVETAIARLRNHLGAPGTVQTVVKRGYRLALDPAEYDRLLEASRS; this is encoded by the coding sequence GTGACGGGTGGGGGGCCGCGCGGCGACGAGCTGCGCGGGTTCACGGTCGGGATCACCGCGTCGCGGCGCGCGGACGAGCTGGCGATGCTGCTCACCCGGCGCGGCGCCGAGGTGGTGCACGCACCCGCGATCCGGATCATCCCGCTCGCCGACGACACCGAGCTGGCCCGCGTGACCGACCGGCTGATCGTCGACCCGCCCGACGTCACGATCGCCACGACCGGCATCGGGTTCCGCGGCTGGATGGGTGCGGCGGAGGGCTGGGGCCGCGCGGACCAGCTGTTGACCGCGCTGCACGCGAGTCGGATCCTCGCCCGCGGACCGAAGGCGACGGGGGCGATCCGTGCCGCCGGTCTCCGCGAGCAGTGGTCGCCGGACTCCGAGTCCTCGGGCGAGGTGCTGGACCGGTTGCGGGCCGAGGGCGTGGCGGGCCGGCGGATCGCGGTGCAACTGCACGGCGCGACCACCGAGTGGGAACCCGCGCCGGACTTCTGCGCGGCGCTGCGCGATGCCGGCGCCGATGTGATCGCGGTTCCGGTGTACCGGTGGACGCCGCCCGACGACTGCGCTGCGCTCGACCGGCTGATCGAGTCCGTCGGGTGCGGCGGTCTGGACGCGGTCAGCTTCACCAGCGCACCCGCCGTGGCCTCGGTCCTGGGGCGCGCCAAGGACATCGGCGCGCTGGAGACACTGCTGCGCGCGCTGGACGGGCGGGTGCTCGCGGCCTGCGTCGGCCCGGTCACCGCGGCGCCGCTGACCGCGCTCGGGGTGCCCACGACGGCGCCGGCCCGTTCGCGGCTCGGTTCGCTGGCTCGGCACATCGCGGACGAGTTGCCCCGGCGGGCCGCCCGGGTGCAGGCGGGCGGGCACGAGCTGAGCGTGCGCGGCAACTGCGTCGTCGTCGACGGGGAGGTCAAGGTGTTGTCGCCCGCGGGGATGGCGCTGGTGCGCCGGCTCGCGGAGCGGCCCGGCATGGTGGTCTCCCGAGCCGACCTGCTGGCCGCGCTGCCGGGTGGCAGCGACGACCCGCACGCCGTCGAGACCGCGATCGCCCGGCTCCGCAACCACCTCGGGGCGCCCGGGACGGTGCAGACGGTGGTCAAGCGGGGGTACCGGCTGGCGCTCGACCCGGCCGAATACGACCGACTGCTCGAGGCGAGCCGGTCGTGA
- a CDS encoding NTP transferase domain-containing protein, producing MRTFGLPGGPVDAIVLAGGRATRMGGVDKPAVVVGDRRMLDTVLDAVADCARIAVVGPRRGDLDGRVVQTQESPAGAGPVAALAAGLAALAGPDDGAVVVVASDLPTLDRGIVADLAARLAAEPKAEAAFAVDECGRTQFLLAAWRRRSLAARLAGLDRLTDRPMRALVPDRHTTVAVSGVYDCDTPADLARARAAHVPQPMDLDEARAAIRKTVPPLPIRTVPLVSARGATLAAPLVAAEALPRFDISAMDGYAVSGPGPWRLLDVIRYAGARSALSLTAGQAVRIATGAQVPAGATGVVRDEFVAVTGDGDAAVLHRRADAPVRDDTRRRGEDWQPSHHLAEAGTAVTAAVLSAATSAEVAELAVRGPVRAHIALTGDEIRRDGPLQDGQTRDSLGPVLPDLLWHCGVRAVADTHVPDTAAGFDTLLGGADDADVIVVVGATGGGAADQLRAALARAGARIVVGRVRCRPGGSQVTALLPDGRVVLGLPGNPLAAVATLLTMLPAVVDGLTARTPAVAVTGAVCNAADAGTAVTRIVPVGRRANGTWAADTVVRTAHLAGLIGREALALLPPDPVDGQTVELLPLPR from the coding sequence ATGCGCACATTCGGCCTCCCCGGCGGTCCCGTCGACGCGATCGTGCTCGCCGGAGGGCGCGCGACGCGGATGGGCGGTGTGGACAAGCCGGCGGTGGTCGTGGGCGACCGCCGGATGCTCGACACGGTCCTCGACGCCGTGGCGGACTGCGCGCGGATCGCGGTCGTCGGCCCGCGTCGCGGCGATCTCGACGGCCGCGTCGTGCAGACGCAGGAGTCGCCGGCCGGTGCCGGTCCGGTCGCCGCGCTCGCCGCGGGGCTGGCCGCGCTCGCGGGCCCCGACGACGGCGCGGTCGTGGTGGTGGCGTCCGATCTGCCCACGCTCGACCGTGGCATCGTGGCCGATCTGGCCGCCCGGCTCGCCGCGGAACCGAAGGCCGAGGCGGCGTTCGCCGTGGACGAGTGCGGCCGCACGCAGTTCCTGCTGGCCGCGTGGCGACGACGGTCGTTGGCGGCCCGGCTGGCCGGCCTCGACCGGCTCACCGATCGCCCGATGCGCGCCCTGGTGCCGGACCGGCACACGACCGTCGCGGTGTCCGGGGTGTACGACTGCGACACCCCCGCCGATCTCGCGCGGGCCCGCGCCGCACACGTCCCGCAACCGATGGACCTCGACGAGGCCCGCGCGGCGATCCGAAAGACGGTGCCGCCCCTCCCGATCCGCACCGTCCCGCTCGTGTCGGCACGGGGCGCCACCCTCGCGGCCCCCCTCGTGGCCGCGGAAGCGCTTCCCCGCTTCGACATCTCCGCGATGGACGGGTACGCGGTGTCCGGGCCGGGACCGTGGCGGCTGCTGGACGTGATCCGGTACGCCGGAGCGCGCTCCGCACTCTCGCTGACCGCGGGGCAGGCCGTCCGGATCGCCACCGGGGCGCAGGTGCCCGCCGGCGCGACGGGGGTGGTCCGCGACGAGTTCGTCGCCGTCACCGGTGACGGCGACGCAGCGGTGCTGCACCGTCGCGCCGACGCCCCCGTGCGGGACGACACCCGCCGCCGCGGCGAGGACTGGCAACCCAGCCACCATCTGGCGGAGGCGGGGACCGCGGTCACCGCGGCGGTGCTGTCGGCGGCCACGAGCGCCGAAGTCGCCGAGCTCGCCGTGCGCGGTCCGGTCCGGGCGCACATCGCGCTCACCGGCGACGAGATCCGCCGCGACGGCCCGCTCCAGGACGGGCAGACGCGGGACTCGCTGGGACCGGTGCTGCCGGACCTCCTGTGGCACTGCGGCGTCCGGGCCGTCGCCGACACCCATGTGCCGGACACCGCGGCCGGCTTCGACACTCTGTTGGGCGGCGCCGACGACGCCGACGTGATCGTGGTCGTGGGCGCGACCGGCGGCGGCGCCGCCGATCAGCTCCGCGCCGCCCTGGCCCGCGCGGGCGCCCGGATCGTCGTCGGCCGGGTGCGGTGCCGGCCCGGCGGGTCGCAGGTGACCGCGCTGCTGCCGGACGGGCGCGTGGTGCTGGGCCTGCCGGGCAATCCGCTGGCGGCGGTGGCCACGCTGCTGACGATGCTGCCGGCGGTGGTCGACGGGCTGACCGCGCGGACCCCGGCCGTGGCGGTGACGGGCGCGGTGTGCAATGCCGCCGACGCCGGGACGGCCGTCACCCGGATCGTGCCGGTCGGACGTCGGGCGAACGGCACGTGGGCCGCCGACACCGTCGTCCGCACGGCCCACCTGGCGGGGCTGATCGGCCGGGAGGCGCTGGCACTCCTGCCGCCCGACCCGGTGGACGGCCAGACCGTCGAGTTGCTGCCGCTGCCGCGCTGA
- a CDS encoding R2-like ligand-binding oxidase yields the protein MTATSVDRQGFSSLRKGGLNWDAFPLRLFVKGNAKFWNPADIDFTQDAADWESLSSEEKRSATYLCTQFIAGEEAVTEDIQPFMKAMAAEGRFGDEMYLTQFCFEEAKHVEVFRRWMDTIGLADDLHPFVAENPHYRTLFYEELPRSLSILESDPSPANQIRASVTYNHVIEGSLALTGYYAWQRVCTERAILPGMQELVRRIGDDERRHMAWGTFTCRRHVAADDSNWDLVQQRMTELMPHALNMIQWVNDQFEEPPFGIDPQDYLVYAADRAQRRLGAIESARGRPLAEIDLDYSPETLEDTFGAEDEAALAEVTADPATT from the coding sequence ATGACCGCGACATCAGTCGACAGGCAGGGTTTCAGTTCACTGCGGAAGGGCGGACTCAACTGGGACGCCTTCCCCCTCCGCCTCTTCGTGAAGGGCAACGCGAAGTTCTGGAATCCCGCCGACATCGACTTCACGCAGGACGCGGCGGACTGGGAGTCGCTCAGCAGCGAGGAGAAGCGCAGCGCGACCTACCTGTGCACGCAGTTCATCGCCGGTGAAGAGGCTGTCACCGAGGACATCCAGCCGTTCATGAAGGCGATGGCGGCCGAGGGCAGATTCGGCGACGAGATGTACCTGACCCAGTTCTGCTTCGAGGAAGCCAAGCACGTCGAGGTGTTCCGGCGTTGGATGGACACCATCGGCCTCGCCGACGATCTCCACCCGTTCGTCGCCGAGAACCCGCACTACCGGACGCTGTTCTACGAGGAGCTGCCCCGGTCGCTGAGCATTCTCGAATCGGATCCGAGCCCGGCGAACCAGATCCGAGCGTCGGTCACGTACAACCACGTCATCGAGGGCAGCCTCGCGCTCACCGGCTACTACGCGTGGCAGCGGGTGTGCACCGAACGCGCAATCCTGCCGGGCATGCAGGAACTCGTCCGCCGCATCGGGGACGACGAGCGCCGGCACATGGCATGGGGCACCTTCACGTGTCGCCGGCACGTCGCGGCCGACGACAGCAACTGGGATCTCGTCCAGCAGCGGATGACGGAGCTGATGCCGCACGCGCTGAACATGATCCAGTGGGTCAACGACCAGTTCGAAGAGCCGCCGTTCGGTATCGATCCGCAGGACTACCTCGTGTATGCGGCCGACCGGGCGCAACGCCGGCTCGGCGCGATCGAATCGGCGCGGGGCCGGCCGCTCGCGGAGATCGACCTGGACTACTCGCCCGAGACCCTCGAGGACACGTTCGGCGCCGAGGACGAGGCCGCGCTCGCGGAGGTCACGGCGGATCCGGCGACGACGTGA
- a CDS encoding ATP-dependent helicase: MTAAGASTRPAPSARLVGRTVTEAEARTWAPAPARVLTGAPPGRGWHPWQILGGPGTGKTSLVVDAAVARITAGADPESVLVLTQSRRAANAVREQITAGLLGAESGAAAVGRPRATREPLVRTVHSYAFAVLRLQAAAHGNPPPRLITGSEQDSVLREMLRGDIADGAEHWPERLRPALGMTGFAVELRNLMLRANERGLGPEDLMELGRAHGKPEWVAAGRFALHYEQSMLLRASVGVEAPEATAPALDAAELISAALTAFATDPELLQRERRRVRHLLVDDAQHLDPHAAQLVRAIGTGTTMTAIVGDPDQSIFAFRGADARFLTEIADRDDPAQVILDTNYRAAPDVAAVAARVAGRLPGNPPQRGVSVPVDAGDGADTGRAVVRVLTSPAKEAALVADTLRRAHLVDGVPWSEMAIVARSVPRVLPPLRRALLAAGVPVATAASELPLARQHGVAGLLAVLRALSGDEFTGEDALALLSGPIGGAEPVSLRRLRRGLRRVELAAGGDRDSAELLRALVVDGPDADGLTHLLPGLTDVESVALRRVLQVLRRARIPLERGRGIEEVLWAAWQATGLERRWAAASAYGGPIGAQADRDLDAVVALFDAAADYVDRLPRAQLAGFVDFLVEQEIPGTARARAVAEQETVTILSAHSAAGRQWQVVAVVGVQEGLWPSLGARGTLLGTEELIDLTSGVGHADTVTPGTLSRTAPLLAEERRLFLVACSRARSSLLVTAVDSSSGDNELVRSRFVDDLLGGEDADAENAEVAPEQENPRVLALPALVAELRSVVCDPAVAESDPGRQRRAAQQLARLAAAGVRGAHPEHWYGTGEPSSEAALWDPADGPVPLSPSTIELIDNCPLRWMLERHGGTDGDTTHAIAGTLVHTLVQALAGHIPPDRIDQALETAWDAVDLGSEWYSRRELERTRGMLDNFANWLRSTRSELTEVGVEVSVDGVLEPRADGEAAVRIRGRIDRLERDAEGRPVIIDVKTAKNPVTKEQAHEHAQLAAYQVAAARGLVEGEPAATPGGARLVFVAKPHNKEGATQRMQLALDDEGLELWENVIHDAAAATRGPTFTARINDGCRHCPVLASCPAHDEGRQVTSE; the protein is encoded by the coding sequence ATGACAGCAGCGGGCGCATCCACCAGGCCGGCTCCGTCCGCGCGGCTCGTCGGGCGCACGGTCACCGAGGCCGAGGCGCGGACGTGGGCGCCCGCACCGGCGCGGGTGCTGACCGGTGCACCGCCGGGTCGTGGCTGGCATCCGTGGCAGATCCTGGGTGGCCCCGGCACGGGGAAGACCTCGCTCGTCGTCGACGCCGCGGTGGCGCGGATCACCGCGGGCGCCGACCCCGAATCGGTGCTGGTGCTGACGCAGTCGCGGCGCGCGGCGAACGCGGTGCGGGAACAGATCACCGCGGGGCTCCTCGGCGCCGAGTCCGGTGCCGCTGCGGTGGGCCGTCCACGGGCGACGCGGGAGCCGCTCGTGCGCACCGTGCACTCGTACGCCTTCGCAGTACTGCGCCTGCAGGCGGCCGCGCACGGCAACCCGCCGCCACGGCTGATCACCGGCTCCGAACAGGACTCGGTGCTGCGCGAGATGCTGCGCGGCGACATTGCCGACGGCGCCGAGCACTGGCCCGAACGGCTGCGCCCGGCACTGGGCATGACCGGCTTCGCGGTAGAGCTGCGCAACCTGATGCTGCGCGCCAACGAGCGGGGACTGGGGCCGGAAGACCTGATGGAGCTCGGACGCGCCCACGGCAAGCCCGAGTGGGTGGCGGCGGGCCGGTTCGCGCTGCACTACGAGCAGTCGATGCTGTTGCGCGCGTCCGTCGGGGTGGAGGCGCCCGAGGCGACGGCCCCGGCGCTCGACGCGGCCGAACTGATCAGCGCCGCGCTCACCGCCTTCGCCACCGATCCGGAGCTGTTGCAGCGGGAGCGCCGTCGCGTCCGTCACCTGCTGGTCGACGACGCGCAGCACCTCGACCCGCATGCCGCGCAGCTGGTGCGGGCGATCGGCACCGGGACCACGATGACCGCGATCGTGGGCGACCCCGACCAGTCGATCTTCGCGTTCCGCGGTGCGGACGCGCGGTTCCTCACCGAGATCGCCGACCGCGACGACCCGGCGCAGGTGATCCTCGACACGAATTACCGCGCGGCCCCCGACGTGGCGGCCGTCGCGGCCCGCGTCGCCGGCCGGCTGCCGGGCAATCCGCCGCAGCGCGGGGTGAGCGTGCCGGTCGACGCCGGCGACGGCGCCGACACCGGGCGCGCGGTGGTGCGGGTACTGACGTCGCCGGCCAAGGAGGCGGCGCTGGTCGCGGACACGCTCCGGCGCGCGCACCTGGTCGACGGGGTGCCGTGGTCGGAGATGGCCATCGTCGCGAGGTCGGTGCCGCGGGTGCTGCCGCCGCTGCGCCGGGCGCTGCTCGCCGCCGGTGTTCCCGTCGCGACCGCCGCCAGCGAGCTGCCGCTCGCCCGGCAGCACGGCGTCGCCGGCTTGCTGGCGGTGCTGCGCGCGCTGTCGGGCGACGAGTTCACCGGCGAGGACGCCCTCGCGTTGCTGTCGGGGCCGATCGGCGGCGCCGAACCGGTGAGCCTGCGGCGGTTGCGCCGCGGCCTGCGCCGCGTGGAACTCGCCGCCGGCGGTGACCGGGACTCGGCGGAGCTGCTGCGGGCGCTCGTCGTCGACGGCCCCGACGCCGACGGGCTCACGCACCTGCTGCCCGGCCTCACCGACGTCGAATCCGTCGCGCTGCGAAGGGTTCTCCAGGTGCTCCGTCGCGCCCGCATCCCGCTCGAGCGGGGCCGCGGGATCGAGGAGGTGCTGTGGGCGGCGTGGCAGGCCACCGGTCTCGAACGTCGCTGGGCGGCGGCGTCGGCGTACGGAGGCCCGATCGGAGCGCAGGCGGATCGCGACCTCGACGCCGTCGTCGCGTTGTTCGACGCGGCCGCCGACTACGTCGACCGGCTGCCCCGCGCCCAGTTGGCGGGGTTCGTCGACTTCTTGGTCGAGCAGGAGATCCCCGGGACGGCACGCGCCCGCGCGGTGGCCGAGCAGGAGACCGTGACCATCCTCAGTGCCCACTCGGCGGCGGGGCGGCAGTGGCAGGTGGTCGCGGTCGTCGGCGTCCAGGAAGGACTGTGGCCGAGTCTGGGCGCACGCGGGACGCTGCTGGGCACCGAGGAACTGATCGACCTCACCAGCGGGGTGGGACACGCGGACACCGTGACACCGGGCACGCTGTCGCGGACCGCGCCGCTGCTGGCCGAGGAACGTCGCCTGTTCCTGGTGGCGTGCAGCCGGGCCCGGTCGTCGCTGCTCGTCACGGCAGTCGACTCGTCGAGCGGCGACAACGAACTGGTCCGGTCCCGCTTCGTCGACGACCTGCTCGGCGGCGAGGACGCCGATGCCGAGAACGCCGAGGTGGCACCGGAGCAGGAGAACCCTCGCGTGCTGGCACTGCCGGCGCTGGTCGCCGAACTCCGCAGCGTCGTGTGCGACCCCGCGGTCGCCGAGTCCGACCCGGGCCGGCAACGCCGGGCCGCGCAGCAGCTCGCGCGATTGGCCGCGGCCGGGGTCCGCGGTGCACACCCGGAGCACTGGTACGGCACCGGCGAACCCAGCTCGGAGGCGGCGCTGTGGGACCCGGCCGACGGCCCCGTTCCGCTGTCGCCGTCCACGATCGAGCTGATCGACAACTGCCCGTTGCGGTGGATGCTCGAACGACACGGTGGCACGGACGGCGACACCACGCACGCGATCGCCGGGACGCTCGTGCACACGCTGGTGCAGGCGCTCGCCGGGCACATCCCGCCGGACCGGATCGACCAGGCGCTCGAAACTGCCTGGGACGCGGTGGATCTGGGGTCGGAGTGGTACTCGCGACGCGAGCTCGAACGCACCCGCGGGATGCTCGACAACTTCGCGAACTGGCTGCGCAGTACCCGCTCCGAGCTCACCGAGGTGGGTGTCGAGGTGTCGGTGGACGGAGTGCTCGAACCGCGCGCCGACGGCGAGGCGGCGGTGCGGATCCGGGGCCGGATCGACCGGCTCGAACGGGACGCCGAGGGACGGCCGGTGATCATCGACGTCAAGACCGCCAAGAACCCGGTGACGAAGGAACAGGCGCACGAACACGCACAGCTCGCGGCGTACCAGGTGGCGGCGGCGCGCGGCCTCGTCGAGGGCGAGCCGGCGGCGACACCGGGGGGTGCCCGGCTCGTGTTCGTGGCCAAGCCGCACAACAAGGAGGGTGCGACGCAACGGATGCAACTCGCGCTCGACGACGAGGGACTCGAGCTGTGGGAGAACGTGATCCACGATGCGGCGGCGGCGACTCGGGGTCCCACGTTCACGGCGCGGATCAACGACGGTTGCCGGCACTGCCCCGTACTCGCCAGTTGTCCGGCACACGACGAGGGACGGCAGGTGACGTCGGAGTGA